From a single Carassius gibelio isolate Cgi1373 ecotype wild population from Czech Republic chromosome A18, carGib1.2-hapl.c, whole genome shotgun sequence genomic region:
- the LOC127933868 gene encoding exportin-5-like → MSIHSCYSNSGKSFCSALSLSAVQWDAMTFFTESVFGQLFKILEKEKIPIDEGMELLQMVVHYETRDPLILSCVLTIISTLFPFVIHQPHFLPQVLFKIFPSITFELVEECKAHRSRAVKNLRRHACSSIIRICRDYSDFMLPCFDMMYEHVKRLFSNELLLTQMEKCALMEALILISNQFKDYNKQKAFLKEIMAPVTAQWLSEEMKSVLLDPVNFLAYVGADQVISDADTEDQMGINRSRVSFCVNTILGVVKRARWPANPVEAKAGGFVVSTTSDGAPIYRNPCAEHLQALLPNLFALIRTQNSLFLPENTNRLSKTFTRVYDIMDMEKNFALGIPQPLLDACDSSAYRNIAERMQGFFSSLYDNCFHVLGNAGPCMQQDFYAIEGLAEQIVGSAFTHLDSVPDHRLRPLVRLFMKQLVMSCPRDYYDSLLNPLLGPLFTYLLQRLNFRWQIVNQRTSLW, encoded by the exons ATGTCCATTCATTCATGctacagtaattcaggcaaaagttTCTGTTCTGCTCTGTCTCTGTCAGCGGTTCAGTGGGATGCCATGACTTTCTTCACAGAAAGTGTGTTTGGACAGCTCTTCAAAATTCTTGAAAAGGAG AAAATTCCCATAGATGAGGGTATGGAGCTGCTGCAGATGGTTGTACACTATGAGACGAGAGATCCTCTCATTCTGTCCTGTGTTCTTACCATTATATCCACTCTCTTTCCCTTCGTTATACACCAACCACACTTTCTGCCTCAAGTACTTTTTAAG ATATTTCCTTCCATCACATTTGAATTGGTTGAAGAATGCAAG GCACATCGATCACGAGCTGTTAAGAATCTCAGAAGACATGCCTGTTCTTCCATCATTAGAATATGTCGAGATTATTCAGATTTTATGCTG CCGTGTTTTGACATGATGTATGAGCACGTGAAAAGGTTGTTCTCCAATGAGCTGCTGCTGACACAAATGGAGAAGTGTGCTCTTATGGAAGCCCTGATATTAATCAGCAATCAGTTTAAAGACTATAACAAGCAAAAAGCCTTTCTGAAAGAAATCATGGCACCTGTTACTGCACAGTGGCTGTCAGAGGAGATGAAGAG TGTGTTATTGGACCCTGTTAACTTCTTGGCATATGTTGGTGCTGATCAGGTGATCAGTGATGCTGACACAGAGGATCAGATGGGTATCAACAGGTCAAGG GTTAGTTTTTGTGTGAACACCATACTTGGGGTTGTAAAGCGTGCTCGTTGGCCTGCTAATCCTGTGGAGGCAAAAGCAGGAGGCTTTGTGGTAAGCACAACCTCTGATGGGGCTCCTATCTACAGAAACCCTTGTGCGGAGCACCTGCAGGCCTTGCTGCCTAACCTTTTTGCTCTCATCAG GACCCAAAATAGCTTGTTCTTGCCAGAGAACACCAACCGGCTTAGCAAGACCTTTACAAGGGTCTATGATATTATGGATATGGAGAAGAATTTTGCTTTAG GAATTCCTCAACCACTTCTAGATGCCTGTGACTCTTCAGCATACAGAAACATTGCTGAACGCATGCAAGGCTTCTTCTCCTCACTCTATGATAACTG tttccaCGTGCTAGGGAATGCAGGTCCCTGCATGCAGCAAGACTTTTATGCAATAGAAGGCTTGGCAGAGCAGATTGTTGGTTCTGCATTTACCCATCTAGACAGTGTTCCAGACCACAGGCTCCGCCCCTTAGTTC GTCTGTTCATGAAGCAGCTGGTGATGTCCTGTCCTCGTGATTATTATGACAGCCTCCTCAATCCTTTGCTGGGCCCACTGTTTACCTATTTGCTGCAG